One genomic window of Elaeis guineensis isolate ETL-2024a chromosome 2, EG11, whole genome shotgun sequence includes the following:
- the LOC105038446 gene encoding pyruvate decarboxylase 1, protein MENGHASGFNRRAAGTLGRHLAQRLVQIGVRDVFSVPGDFNLTLLDHLIAEPELNLVGCCNELNAGYAADGYARARGVGACVVTFSVGGLSVINAIAGSYSENLPIICIVGGPNSNDYGTNRILHHTIGLPDFTQELRCFQTVTCFQAVVNNLDDAHELIDTAISTALKESKPVYISISCNLPGIPHPTFASEPVPFFLAPKVSNQMGLEAAVEATAEFLNKAVKPVLVAGPKLRVAKAQQAFVELVNVCGFPIAIMPSGKGLVPEHHPHFIGTYWGAVSTNFCGEIVESADAYVFAGPIFNDYSSVGYSLLIKKEKAVIVQPNRVTVGNGPSFGWVFMADFLTALAQKLRKNTTALENYRRIFVPPCVPLKRENNEPLRVNILFKHIQNMLSGDTAVISETGDSWFNCQKLRLPENCGYEFQMQYGSIGWSVGATLGYAQAAKDKRVIACIGDGSFQVTAQEISTMIRCGQRSIIFLINNGGYTIEVEIHDGPYNVIKNWNYTGLVDAINNGRGGCWTSKVRTEEELLDAISKATGEQKDSLCFIEVIVHKDDTSKELLEWGSRVSAANSRPPNPQ, encoded by the exons aTGGAGAACGGGCATGCGAGTGGGTTTAATCGGCGCGCTGCCGGGACGCTGGGCCGGCACCTGGCCCAGCGCCTGGTGCAGATCGGCGTCCGGGACGTGTTCTCGGTGCCGGGCGACTTCAATCTGACCCTCCTCGACCACCTGATCGCCGAGCCGGAGCTCAATCTGGTGGGGTGCTGCAACGAGCTCAATGCCGGCTACGCCGCCGACGGCTACGCCCGGGCACGCGGCGTGGGCGCCTGCGTCGTGACCTTCAGCGTGGGCGGGCTCAGCGTCATCAACGCCATCGCCGGCTCCTACAGCGAGAACCTCCCCATCATTTGTATAGTCGGCGGTCCCAATTCCAACGACTATGGCACCAATCGCATCCTCCACCACACCATCGGCCTTCCCGATTTCACTCAGGAGCTCCGCTGCTTCCAGACCGTCACTTGCTTCCAG GCAGTGGTGAATAATTTGGATGATGCACATGAGCTGATCGATACGGCGATCTCGACGGCGCTCAAGGAGTCCAAACCTGTTTACATCAGCATCAGCTGCAACTTGCCGGGCATTCCTCATCCGACTTTTGCTTCCGAGCCGGTGCCCTTTTTTCTTGCACCTAA GGTTAGCAACCAAATGGGATTAGAAGCTGCAGTAGAGGCAACAGCAGAATTTCTGAACAAGGCTGTGAAGCCAGTGTTGGTTGCAGGGCCCAAACTAAGGGTAGCCAAGGCTCAGCAAGCATTTGTAGAACTTGTCAATGTTTGTGGTTTCCCAATAGCTATTATGCCATCTGGCAAGGGGCTAGTACCAGAACACCACCCCCATTTCATTGGGACCTACTGGGGTGCAGTGAGCACCAATTTCTGTGGCGAGATTGTGGAGTCAGCTGATGCATATGTTTTTGCTGGCCCAATCTTTAATGACTACAGCTCTGTGGGTTATTCTTTGCTAATCAAGAAAGAGAAAGCAGTGATTGTACAACCCAATCGAGTGACTGTTGGGAATGGGCCTTCTTTTGGTTGGGTTTTCATGGCCGACTTCCTAACTGCACTTGCACAGAAGCTCAGGAAGAACACCACAGCCTTGGAAAATTATCGACGGATCTTCGTACCCCCCTGCGTTCCTCTCAAACGTGAGAACAATGAGCCTTTGAGGGTCAACATCCTTTTTAAGCACATCCAG AATATGCTGAGTGGAGACACAGCAGTTATTTCAGAGACTGGTGACTCTTGGTTCAATTGTCAAAAGCTTCGGTTGCCAGAGAATTGTGG ATATGAGTTCCAGATGCAGTATGGGTCTATTGGATGGTCGGTTGGTGCCACTCTTGGATATGCACAAGCTGCCAAGGATAAACGTGTAATTGCTTGCATAGGTGATGGAAGTTTCCAG gTGACCGCACAGGAAATTTCTACAATGATCCGCTGTGGGCAGCGAAGCATTATATTTCTCATCAATAATGGTGGCTACACCATTGAAGTAGAGATCCATGATGGTCCTTACAATGTGATCAAGAACTGGAACTATACTGGATTGGTTGATGCCATTAACAATGGACGAGGCGGATGTTGGACTTCCAAG GTGCGCACAGAGGAAGAATTGCTAGATGCCATTTCGAAGGCAACTGGAGAGCAAAAGGATAGCTTGTGCTTTATTGAGGTCATAGTGCATAAAGATGATACAAGCAAGGAGCTCCTGGAGTGGGGATCTAGAGTCTCAGCAGCCAATAGTCGCCCTCCAAATCCGCAATAG
- the LOC105038439 gene encoding signaling peptide TAXIMIN 1: MCCDCDCECRPLGWLLGLPFALLSLLVSIVGVVIWIVGLLLSCICPCCLCVTVLVELAIELIKAPLHVMEWFTSQIPC, encoded by the exons atgtgttgcgattgcgattgcGAGTGCCGTCCGCTGGGGTGGCTGCTGGGCCTCCCCTTCGCCCTCCTTTCTCTCCTCGTCTCCATTGTCGGCGTTGTCATCTGGATCGTCGG GTTGTTGCTGTCGTGCATCTGCCCGTGCTGCCTGTGCGTGACGGTGCTGGTGGAGCTGGCCATCGAGCTCATCAAAGCCCCTCTCCATGTCATGGAGTGGTTCACCTCTCAGATCCCCTGTTGA